From a single Vitis vinifera cultivar Pinot Noir 40024 chromosome 18, ASM3070453v1 genomic region:
- the LOC100262507 gene encoding uncharacterized protein LOC100262507 isoform X4 — MWSPTPNDGIREGKRKNSSASPSRERKRERNRQMDLPPLIHHHPNSSRYAHIPSQLPDDPNFYGNHRHHHHLLQLSPALPPPPPPPSYRPLTVPPPPPPFSPHQSQFTFRSANPSPNPIRLIDDEPGSLHHHHHRHLDVRRSPHRVSNRTLLDDDRHRLRVHHFDNSRPEFWDPSRVSTENRPPRLYHVIRSDHETSHNRSFNHNPVSPFRAIGEFRHDPEGSSRFRDELNGGFEHKRVEELVWGRGEGRSHDDFDRHSHLVQNANKSLRNIGFGDSHFVVEPDSSSLGNYDSRYGSSRDEEFIRNGRGDGVSENQRWAHSRQPQRDAANYLIGLENNEIDDGGGVQVFSFKRGPNALELGKFTNRGSREGSHEFTRSPRKKIQKKSALLRIQLQKPSPRKRDDGQFYYDESTSSQYRGKEPLEYLDHGMADKRERSPVELDVSFKSNSLVAKAIMAPSSPTVVSDRNLCLIPRNRELRKITLPNMDNSSSQLNKLNEEPVKRDCLPSVVADPSLCHKDPKQLKEKVTASGLETVQTFSSKPCSSGTNISLENNRVEGSLNSMVSEKVAASIGSGGMSSPKVTKKKKVIRKVSIPISRASNSQLTKKPGEAPGSSTLRPSAASSSNNAAHPKEKITSAGLISVTGVNEVTALSKNNKVNESLLSNISEKSVTDTVSGQACVAELTEKRNRLSPPSGFSSQKETNFHEGPINTEGSIHDLNVISNSEKGLTRSPNETTYIDIDGISDVSMQICQNGPSVSLENDVLKGSSETMLSVGGNVNVCLSSLEETKIHEGLANTNNSVHDLNIGSSSDCDLIKTQEKISTSDIGTVGAVSRHPCSNHVSVLLENPRPFSLGGNASVPVLCSKENKTHEGPLNVDGSSNRTGTALTSDHGLTKSQVKITASNTGIVDDAGKQLSQDGVIMSVENGAIERPAKDMASMGGNLNVDSGKDYTPKGKKKRKIRTSQSDLSHSAKVHVKPLNVITSRHDVDATLSCSMKDPSLANSYVGSLKVGSEACEDRVSVLHGNSSMKDLSEAKVSFRDVDVGQNGTSPKLKKRRKGFVPDPGFSSPMGPEIHKESLIPDASTIGPEVPSNSNDCLTQSEEQVPVSGITMSATGLQPCLEGNTVLPENRTTRGNFEAMSSVGDDSSANDMKFLQPSVIVEELAIPSLQSSCPSGLRVELIETPGMSSVDHQNEIMGLESGIRERISVHGLEEPGMLRRGTADCKSTAALETLDLNRRQLSTGMECDTHTLMKDDKQPTVSNYLSIAADGNGVSPTNSNDELMQSLPDTLSNMASPETLPLIPGLHTLDTELSVEQISDQKGCGDDRKSDEKPMVDCGSVLFAHNSCSQSSESNFKLDDAIGSDNSINGKTVQPSSQDTKRTTHSVNLISGELNGSKNHLNNLVPRVFPAPSSFFLANSKKTASSTHIAKPRTWYRTGASSSSLKKPLSIAFPPQRQLKKIGKVQGTSYIRKGNSLVRKPAPVAVIPQGSHGLSSSVYRLNPSGVDEMRKRTGSESRTDVIDPSNRSSTGATDAPSERPQTPPLPYSTKLPKCTTISSGDCTTSPLVDPLLNGCSGNMPDPAENIKVPMSSEDGAKSSGSTENQTGLINNLESQSVLNDGNSESSKLKRVTYVKRKSNQLVAASNPHDMSVQNADKTPALSSDGYYKRRKNQLIRTSLESHIKQTVAIPDDGSNSEGQRPPKLVSSKSSSKRPSDKVLSKTREPSKFSLVWTLRGAQSSEKDGNSVHSQGVLPSLFPWKRATYWRSFMHNPASIPNSTSLSMIRKLLLLRKRDTVYTRSTGGFSLRKSKVLGVGGSSLKWSKSIERQSKKANEEATLAVAAVERKKREQNGAASVISETESRNHSSRERIFRVGSVRYKMDSSRRTLQRISDGDSTCSAALQSEKNAKKPYIPRRLLIGNDEYVQIGNGNQLIRNPKKRTRILASEKVRWSLHTARLRLAKKWKYCQFFTRFGKCNKDDGKCPYIHDPSKIAVCTKFLNGLCSNPNCKLTHKVIPERMPDCSYFLQGLCNNESCPYRHVNVNPNASVCEGFLRGYCADGNECRKKHSYVCPIFEATGSCPLGSKCKLHHPKNRSKGKKKKQSRELNAQGRYFGFRHVNNRDPEKVVSEKDTAKNNDDISFQEGRFADYISLDVSDEDIGSINGPRTQQTTLFGSEPSYLHLDDLDELIKPVLIMNKNLTA; from the exons ATGTGGAGTCCAACACCAAACGATGGTATTAGAGAAGGGAAGAGGAAAAACAGTAGCGCAAGTCCatcaagagagagaaagagagagagaaatcgGCAAATGGATCTCCCGCCGTTAATTCATCACCACCCCAATTCTTCAAGGTATGCTCATATCCCTTCTCAATTGCCCGATGATCCTAATTTCTATGGTAATCaccgccaccaccaccatctTCTGCAACTTTCGCCGGCACTCCCTCCGCCACCTCCGCCACCATCGTACCGTCCTCTCACCGTTCCTCCACCGCCGCCGCCCTTCAGCCCCCACCAATCTCAATTCACTTTTCGTAGCGCTAACCCTAGCCCTAACCCTATTCGTCTGATTGATGACGAACCCGGATCTctccatcaccaccaccaccgccaTCTTGATGTGCGTCGGTCACCACATAGGGTTTCTAATCGGACCCTTTTGGACGATGATCGTCACCGTCTTCGCGTGCACCACTTTGATAATTCACGTCCCGAGTTTTGGGACCCTTCCAGGGTTTCGACCGAGAACCGGCCGCCGAGGCTGTACCATGTCATCCGATCGGATCACGAGACCAGTCATAACCGATCATTTAATCACAATCCCGTTTCACCGTTCCGTGCAATCGGTGAGTTTAGGCATGATCCGGAGGGTAGTTCTAGGTTTAGGGATGAATTGAATGGTGGATTTGAACATAAACGGGTCGAGGAGTTGGTGTGGGGTCGAGGTGAGGGTCGTAGCCATGATGATTTTGATCGCCACAGCCATTTGGTACAGAATGCTAACAAATCTTTGAGGAATATTGGTTTTGGTGATTCTCATTTTGTTGTGGAACCCGACTCCTCAAGTTTGGGGAATTATGACTCAAGATACGGCTCGTCACGTGATGAGGAGTTCATTAGGAATGGCAGAGGTGATGGAGTGAGTGAAAATCAGAGGTGGGCTCATAGTAGACAACCCCAAAGAGACGCGGCCAACTATTTAATTGGTCTGGAAAACAATGAGATTGATGATGGCGGTGGGGTTCAGGTTTTCTCCTTCAAACGAGGCCCCAATGCCCTGGAGTTGGGAAAATTTACTAATAGGGGGAGCAGGGAGGGTAGTCATGAATTCACTCGCTCCCCCAGAAAGAAAATACAGAAGAAGAGTGCCCTTCTCAGGATTCAACTGCAGAAGCCTAGTCCTAGAAAGAGAGATGATGGGCAGTTTTATTATGATGAGTCCACCTCTAGTCAATATAGAGGTAAAGAGCCCCTTGAATATTTGGATCATGGAATGGCAGACAAGAGAGAAAGGAGTCCAGTAGAGCTTGATGTTTCTTTCAAATCCAATTCACTAGTAGCCAAGGCAATTATGGCCCCTTCAAGCCCCACGGTTGTTTCTGATAGAAATTTGTGTTTGATACCTAGGAACAGAGAGCTTAGGAAAATTACACTGCCTAATATGGATAATTCAAGTTCACAGCTGAATAAACTCAATGAGGAACCTGTAAAACGGGATTGCTTGCCAAGTGTTGTGGCCGACCCATCCTTGTGTCATAAAGATCCAAAACAGTTGAAGGAGAAAGTGACAGCTTCTGGTCTTGAAACTGTGCAAACTTTTAGTTCAAAGCCTTGTTCCAGTGGGACCAATATTTCACTGGAAAACAATAGAGTGGAAGGATCTCTTAACAGTATGGTTTCAGAAAAGGTTGCTGCCAGCATTGGTTCTGGTGGAATGTCTTCACCCAAGGtcacaaagaagaagaaagtcaTAAGGAAAGTATCGATTCCTATTTCTCGTGCATCAAATTCACAATTAACAAAGAAACCAGGAGAAGCTCCAGGTAGTTCCACCCTTAGGCCATCTGCAGCCTCTAGCTCCAATAATGCAGCACATCCAAAAGAGAAAATAACTTCTGCTGGTTTAATTTCAGTCACTGGTGTTAATGAAGTAACTGCATTGTCTAAGAATAACAAAGTGAATGAGTCTCTGCTGTCAAATATTTCAGAGAAAAGTGTCACTGACACTGTTTCTGGTCAGGCATGTGTAGCTGAGCTTACAGAAAAGAGGAACAGATTAAGTCCTCCTTCAGGGTTTTCCAGTCAGAAGGAAACCAACTTTCATGAGGGTCCCATAAATACTGAAGGATCCATACATGATTTGAATGTCATCTCAAATTCTGAAAAGGGTCTAACTAGATCTCCAAATGAAACAACTTATATTGACATTGATGGTATAAGTGACGTTAGCATGCAGATTTGTCAAAATGGTCCGAGTGTGTCACTTGAGAATGATGTTTTAAAAGGGTCTTCAGAGACTATGCTTTCAGTAGGAGGCAATGTTAATGTTTGTTtgtcaagtttagaggaaaCAAAGATTCATGAGGGTCTTGCCAATACAAATAATTCCGTCCATGATTTGAATATTGGATCTAGTTCTGATTGTGATTTAATTAAGACACAAGAGAAAATTTCCACCTCTGATATTGGCACTGTGGGTGCTGTGAGCAGGCATCCTTGTTCTAACCACGTCAGTGTACTGCTTGAGAATCCAAGGCCTTTTTCTTTAGGAGGGAATGCGAGTGTTCCTGTTCTATGTTCTAAGGAAAACAAAACTCATGAGGGTCCCTTAAACGTGGATGGCTCCAGTAACAGGACAGGGACTGCCTTGACTTCTGACCACGGTCTTACTAAATCACAAGTGAAAATTACTGCTTCTAACACTGGTATTGTGGATGATGCTGGCAAGCAGCTGTCTCAAGATGGGGTCATCATGTCAGTTGAGAATGGTGCCATAGAGAGACCTGCAAAAGATATGGCTTCAATGGGAGGCAATCTTAATGTTGATTCTGGTAAGGATTATACACCCAAGggtaagaaaaagagaaaaattagaaCCTCTCAGTCAGATTTGTCTCATTCAGCAAAAGTGCATGTGAAACCTCTAAATGTAATCACCTCTAGGCATGATGTGGAtgcaaccttaagttgttctaTGAAGGATCCTAGCCTTGCAAATTCTTATGTTGGGAGTTTGAAGGTTGGCTCAGAAGCTTGTGAAGATAGGGTCAGTGTTTTGCATGGGAACAGTTCAATGAAAGACCTTTCTGAGGCTAAGGTTTCTTTTAGAGATGTTGATGTTGGTCAAAATGGGACTTCTCCTAAGCTCAAAAAGAGGAGGAAAGGCTTTGTTCCTGATCCAGGTTTTTCTAGCCCAATGGGGCCTGAGATCCACAAGGAATCTCTAATTCCAGATGCCTCAACGATTGGTCCTGAAGTGCCTTCAAATTCTAATGATTGTCTTACACAATCAGAAGAGCAAGTTCCAGTCTCTGGCATTACTATGTCTGCTACTGGTTTGCAGCCTTGTCTGGAGGGAAACACTGTATTGCCTGAGAACAGAACAACAAGAGGAAATTTTGAGGCCATGAGTTCAGTAGGAGATGATTCGAGTGCCAATGATATGAAATTTCTGCAACCAAGTGTTATTGTTGAGGAGTTAGCCATTCCAAGTTTGCAATCTTCTTGTCCATCAGGATTGAGGGTTGAGCTGATAGAAACTCCAGGTATGTCTTCTGTTGATCATCAAAATGAGATTATGGGCCTGGAAAGTGGAATTAGAGAAAGAATCAGTGTACATGGTCTGGAAGAGCCGGGTATGCTTCGCAGGGGGACTGCTGACTGCAAAAGTACTGCAGCCCTTGAGACTCTGGACTTGAATCGTAGACAACTCAGTACAGGTATGGAATGTGATACTCATACTCTTATGAAGGATGATAAACAACCTACCGTATCAAACTATCTGTCTATAGCTGCTGATGGCAATGGAGTCTCTCCTACTAACTCCAATGATGAACTGATGCAATCTCTGCCTGATACACTTTCCAACATGGCCTCTCCTGAAACCTTGCCCCTTATTCCTGGTCTACACACGTTGGATACTGAACTATCAGTTGAGCAAATTTCAGATCAAAAGGGTTGTGGAGATGACAGAAAATCAGATGAAAAGCCTATGGTTGATTGTGGTTCTGTTTTATTTGCCCATAATTCATGTTCACAGAGTTCcgaaagtaattttaaattagatGATGCAATAGGAAGTGATAATTCAATCAATGGGAAAACAGTACAACCATCATCACAGGATACCAAAAGAACAACACACAGTGTAAATCTTATTAGTGGAGAGTTGAATGGGAGCAAAAACCATCTAAATAATTTGGTTCCTAGGGTTTTTCCAGCTCCTTCATCCTTTTTCCTTGCCAATTCAAAGAAGACAGCTTCTTCAACTCACATTGCAAAACCCCGAACATGGTATCGAACTGGGGCTTCGTCTTCATCATTAAAGAAGCCTCTCTCGATTGCATTTCCTCCACAAAGGCagttgaaaaaaattggaaaggTACAAGGTACTTCTTACATTCGTAAAGGCAACAGCCTTGTAAGAAAACCTGCTCCAGTTGCTGTTATTCCCCAGGGTTCACATGGTTTGAGTTCCTCTGTTTACCGATTGAATCCTTCTGGTGTAGATGAAATGAGAAAGAGAACAGGATCTGAAAGCAGAACTGATGTTATTGACCCATCTAATCGCTCAAGCACAGGAGCAACAGATGCTCCTTCTGAGAGGCCTCAAACACCTCCATTACCCTATTCCaccaaattaccaaaatgcaCTACCATCTCTTCAGGTGATTGCACAACTTCCCCATTGGTGGATCCTCTCCTAAATGGTTGTTCAGGAAATATGCCAGACCCTGCAGAGAATATCAAAGTGCCAATGTCTTCTGAGGATGGAGCAAAGTCTTCTGGAAGTACAGAAAATCAAACTGGTTTGATCAATAATTTGGAAAGCCAGAGTGTCTTAAATGATGGAAATTCAGAGTCTTCAAAATTGAAGAGGGTAACATATGTGAAGCGCAAGTCAAACCAGTTAGTTGCTGCTTCAAATCCACATGACATGTCTGTTCAAAATGCGGATAAAACCCCAGCATTATCCTCTGATGGTTACTACAAGAGGAGGAAAAATCAGCTCATTAGAACGTCGTTGGAAAGTCACATCAAGCAGACAGTTGCCATTCCAGATGACGGTTCAAACTCTGAGGGGCAAAGGCCCCCCAAGCTTGTTTCAAGCAAAAGTTCTAGCAAGAGGCCATCTGATAAAG TTTTATCAAAGACACGTGAACCTTCAAAATTCTCTTTAGTTTGGACACTAAGAGGTGCACAGTCATCAGAAAAAGATGGTAATTCAGTTCATAGTCAAGGGGTATTGCCTTCTCTATTTCCATGGAAAAGAGCAACATACTGGAGAAGTTTTATGCATAATCCAGCTTCGATTCCCAACAGTACTTCGTTATCAATGATCAG GAAATTGCTACTCTTGAGAAAGAGAGATACAGTTTACACGAGGTCAACTGGAGGATTTTCCCTCCGAAAATCCAAGGTATTAGGTGTCGGTGGGTCTAGTCTGAAATGGTCAAAATCCATTGAAAGACAATCCAAAAAAGCTAATGAG GAAGCTACACTAGCAGTTGCTGCAGtcgaaaggaaaaaaagagaacaGAATGGTGCTGCTTCTGTTATTTCTGAGACAGAAAGTAGAAATCATTCTTCCC GTGAGCGTATATTTCGTGTTGGTTCAGTCCGCTACAAAATGGATTCTTCAAGACGGACACTTCAGAGGATTTCAG ATGGGGATTCAACATGCTCTGCAGCTCTACAATCAGAAAAGAATGCAAAGAAACCTTACATTCCAAGGAGATTGCTGATCGGCAATGATGA ATATGTTCAGATTGGCAATGGTAATCAGCTTATCAGAAATCCAAAGAAACGTACTCGCATCTTGGCAAGTGAGAAAGTTCGATGGAGTTTGCACACCGCCAGGCTGCGCTTGGCTAAGAAGTGGAAGTACTGTCAGTTTTTCACAAGATTTGGGAAATGCAACAAGGATGATGGAAAATGTCCATATATTCATGATCCCTCTAAAATTGCAGTCTGCACAAAGTTTCTGAATGGTTTATGTTCCAACCCCAATTGCAAATTGACTCATAAG GTCATTCCAGAAAGAATGCCAGACTGTTCTTATTTTTTGCAGG GTTTATGCAACAACGAAAGCTGTCCTTATAGGCATGTAAATGTGAACCCAAATGCATCTGTTTGCGAAGGCTTTCTTAGGGGCTATTGTGCTGATGGCAATGAG TGTCGGAAGAAACACAGCTATGTCTGCCCCATCTTTGAAGCTACTGGAAGCTGTCCTCTAGGATCCAAATGCAAACTTCACCATCCCAAAAACCGaagcaaaggaaagaagaagaaacaatcaAGAGAGCTAAATGCCCAAGGAAGGTACTTTGGTTTTAGGCATGTCAACAATCGTGATCCAGAAAAGGTGGTGTCTGAAAAGGACACTGCAAAGAACAATGATGACATATCATTTCAAGAAGGAAGATTTGCTGATTATATCAGCCTGGATGTTAGTGATGAAGACATTGGAAGTATCAATGGTCCAAGGACCCAGCAAACAACCTTGTTTGGCAGTGAACCATCATATTTGCATTTGGACGATCTGGATGAGCTGATTAAACCAGTCCTTATAATGAATAAGAATTTGACAGCATAA